From the genome of Thermogutta terrifontis, one region includes:
- a CDS encoding right-handed parallel beta-helix repeat-containing protein gives MRRSHPFLRIAWLLIAGIVAAAVGNLAGAEEGERIVAPVSAKTITVKNDAEFREAVRRVQPGTVIRIQSGQYGGDVWIENLHGRQDASIVIEGADPQDPPVFTGGSTGWQISEGSYFILRHLRFRGHKVNGLNIDDGGSFDTPTHHIRLEHIVVEDVGPVGNCDGIKLSGVTDFVVADCRIEGWGGQAVDMVGCHRGVIERCLFKGKKGFSQDTGPQAKGGSTQIVIRQCRFVDAAKRCVQLGGSTGLAFFRPRGVLYEAKDLLVEDCLFVGGEAAVSFVGVDGAVFRHNTIIRPQIWVARILQETREPGFVPSRNGVFERNLIVFRSDLRDFVNVGPYTAPETFRFAENWWFCEDRPAASRPRLPVPESGGIYGQDPRLRQVAEDRWVVENPAARDFGARQNP, from the coding sequence ATGAGAAGGAGCCATCCATTTTTGAGAATTGCCTGGCTGCTTATAGCGGGAATTGTGGCAGCCGCGGTAGGTAATTTAGCAGGGGCGGAAGAAGGGGAGAGGATCGTCGCGCCTGTCTCTGCCAAGACCATAACCGTAAAGAATGATGCCGAGTTCCGCGAGGCGGTCCGCCGGGTGCAGCCGGGCACGGTGATTCGCATTCAATCGGGCCAGTACGGAGGCGACGTTTGGATCGAAAACCTCCACGGTCGGCAGGATGCCTCGATCGTGATCGAGGGCGCTGATCCGCAGGACCCACCGGTGTTCACGGGTGGCAGTACGGGCTGGCAGATTTCCGAGGGAAGTTACTTCATCCTTCGGCATCTGCGGTTTCGGGGACACAAGGTGAACGGTCTAAATATTGATGACGGGGGTAGTTTTGACACTCCGACCCATCACATTCGCTTGGAGCACATCGTCGTGGAGGATGTGGGGCCAGTAGGAAACTGTGACGGGATTAAGCTTTCCGGGGTCACGGATTTCGTGGTGGCTGACTGTCGGATAGAAGGTTGGGGCGGCCAGGCCGTGGACATGGTCGGTTGCCACCGCGGCGTGATTGAGCGGTGTCTGTTCAAAGGCAAAAAGGGGTTTTCCCAGGATACGGGTCCCCAGGCCAAAGGCGGTTCCACGCAGATCGTCATCCGGCAATGCCGGTTCGTGGACGCGGCCAAGCGGTGCGTGCAACTGGGGGGATCCACAGGATTGGCGTTTTTCCGGCCCCGGGGTGTGCTCTACGAGGCGAAGGACTTATTGGTGGAAGATTGCCTCTTCGTGGGCGGCGAGGCCGCGGTTTCGTTTGTGGGGGTGGACGGAGCGGTTTTCCGCCATAACACCATTATTCGGCCACAGATATGGGTGGCGAGAATCTTGCAGGAAACCCGGGAACCCGGTTTTGTACCTTCGCGCAATGGGGTGTTCGAACGGAATCTGATTGTGTTCCGCTCCGATCTGCGGGATTTTGTCAATGTAGGACCCTACACCGCTCCCGAAACGTTCCGCTTTGCCGAAAACTGGTGGTTTTGTGAAGACCGCCCGGCAGCCTCTCGACCGCGGCTGCCGGTTCCCGAAAGTGGAGGGATTTACGGTCAGGATCCCCGGCTCCGGCAGGTGGCTGAGGATCGGTGGGTGGTGGAAAACCCCGCCGCCCGCGATTTCGGCGCCCGGCAAAATCCCTGA
- a CDS encoding GNAT family N-acetyltransferase: protein MSEVTVRPVRTRWEQKQFLEFPWRLYRDDPNWVPPLRNNQRGLVGFAPHPFYERNEAQAFLAFRGNEVAGRILAILNRGHNERFNEQRGFFGFFESVDDERVAHALFDAVRGWFAERGIEKLRGPTNPSLNYELGLLIDGFDSPPTFMMTYNPPYYERLIESYGFRKTQDLYAYWGHVSMLPKIREKLKPVCDKIVERYNVKIRMLNKRRFLEDVELFLSIYNRSLINTWGFVPMTPAEVRHMAKGLRWLMVPELALGAEVDGRVVGAVFCLPDYNQRIKEIDGRLFPFGFIHLLRNKRAIKRVRVISTNVLPEYQLLGFGLVLLDGLVPKALEWGIEEAEFSWVLESNALSRGSLEKGGAKLTKTYRLYDFGP from the coding sequence ATGTCGGAAGTTACCGTTCGTCCCGTCCGCACGCGGTGGGAACAGAAGCAATTCCTCGAATTCCCCTGGCGATTGTATCGCGATGATCCCAACTGGGTTCCGCCGTTGCGAAACAACCAGCGGGGACTGGTGGGTTTTGCGCCCCATCCGTTTTACGAACGGAACGAGGCCCAGGCGTTTCTGGCTTTTCGCGGTAACGAGGTGGCCGGTCGGATTCTCGCCATTCTGAACCGCGGACACAACGAGCGGTTTAACGAACAGCGGGGCTTCTTTGGCTTTTTTGAGTCGGTGGATGACGAGCGGGTGGCCCACGCCCTGTTTGACGCCGTCCGGGGTTGGTTCGCCGAACGGGGAATTGAAAAACTCCGCGGGCCGACCAATCCAAGCCTCAATTATGAACTCGGCCTGCTCATCGATGGGTTCGATTCGCCCCCGACCTTCATGATGACATACAACCCTCCGTACTATGAGCGGCTTATCGAGTCGTATGGCTTTCGGAAGACGCAGGACCTCTACGCGTATTGGGGACATGTGAGCATGCTCCCCAAGATTCGCGAGAAACTGAAGCCGGTCTGCGATAAAATCGTGGAACGGTATAATGTGAAAATCCGAATGCTCAACAAGAGGCGTTTTCTGGAGGACGTTGAGCTTTTCCTTTCAATTTACAATCGCTCGTTGATCAATACCTGGGGATTTGTGCCGATGACGCCGGCGGAAGTCCGGCACATGGCGAAAGGACTGCGGTGGCTGATGGTGCCCGAGCTGGCCCTGGGAGCGGAGGTGGACGGTCGAGTGGTGGGCGCGGTCTTCTGTCTGCCGGATTATAATCAGCGCATCAAGGAAATCGACGGCCGACTCTTTCCGTTCGGATTCATCCACCTTTTGCGGAACAAGCGAGCGATCAAACGGGTTCGCGTGATCAGCACGAACGTGCTGCCGGAGTATCAGCTCTTGGGCTTTGGGCTGGTGCTATTGGATGGACTGGTCCCGAAAGCGCTGGAATGGGGAATTGAGGAAGCGGAATTCTCCTGGGTGCTGGAATCGAACGCGCTTTCCCGGGGAAGCCTGGAAAAAGGTGGGGCCAAGCTGACAAAGACCTATCGGCTCTATGATTTTGGACCCTAA
- a CDS encoding GNAT family N-acetyltransferase: protein MSSFHLSNLLSFGLEPRPMLRLRLPQDRDAPVRVRRVQSWRDQYYFTRLPWLIYENDPYWVPPLLIEVKEFLNPRKHPFYQHGVAAQFLACQDGCPVGRILVSEDPRYNAKHGTKVGCFGMFESIEDPRVAHALFEAAAQWMRQRGLTHMMGPIDYSINYPCGLLIEGFQYPPRIMMNHNPPYYAELCESWGMQKAKDLYAWWFVKDNENLRCWMQRVRRFQERSRIKIRPFNLNNFEVEMARCVEVYTVTRYDQWGFIDLTPAELRYFAKRLAQFARPDLVLVAEDNGKAVGFSITVPDLNEAIRPLNGRLTSWGMPIGAVRLFQRLKQVKTARVMVLGVVPGYRHRGIAELMILQTIERGVRDAGFDSAELSWTLEDNHAINNTIQAVGGKLYKRYRIYEKYIAE, encoded by the coding sequence ATGTCGTCCTTTCATCTGTCCAATTTGCTGAGCTTTGGCCTGGAACCTCGCCCGATGCTGAGGCTCCGGTTGCCACAGGACCGCGACGCGCCTGTCCGCGTAAGACGCGTGCAGAGCTGGCGGGACCAGTACTATTTCACCCGTTTGCCCTGGCTTATTTACGAGAATGATCCCTATTGGGTGCCGCCGCTTCTCATCGAGGTGAAAGAGTTTCTCAATCCCCGCAAGCATCCCTTTTATCAGCATGGAGTGGCGGCCCAGTTCCTGGCCTGTCAGGATGGTTGCCCTGTGGGCAGGATTCTTGTCAGTGAGGACCCACGCTACAACGCCAAACACGGGACCAAGGTGGGCTGCTTCGGGATGTTCGAATCGATCGAAGATCCCCGCGTTGCCCATGCCCTATTCGAAGCGGCGGCCCAGTGGATGCGGCAACGGGGTTTGACGCACATGATGGGGCCGATTGACTATTCCATCAATTACCCCTGTGGCCTGCTTATCGAAGGTTTTCAGTATCCGCCGCGGATCATGATGAATCACAATCCCCCGTATTACGCGGAATTGTGTGAATCGTGGGGAATGCAGAAAGCCAAGGACCTCTACGCCTGGTGGTTCGTCAAAGATAACGAAAATCTTCGCTGCTGGATGCAGCGGGTTCGACGGTTTCAGGAGCGTTCGCGAATCAAAATTCGGCCGTTCAACCTGAACAACTTCGAGGTCGAAATGGCCCGGTGTGTGGAAGTGTACACCGTCACGCGTTACGACCAGTGGGGCTTCATCGATCTAACCCCCGCCGAACTTCGCTATTTTGCCAAACGGTTGGCGCAGTTTGCTCGGCCGGACCTCGTGCTTGTGGCGGAAGACAATGGCAAGGCGGTGGGGTTTTCGATCACGGTGCCCGACCTTAACGAAGCCATTCGCCCCCTCAATGGACGTTTGACCTCCTGGGGAATGCCGATCGGAGCGGTGCGGCTCTTTCAGAGGCTCAAGCAGGTGAAAACCGCCCGGGTGATGGTCCTCGGGGTCGTTCCCGGATATCGTCACCGCGGGATTGCCGAACTGATGATCCTCCAAACCATTGAGCGCGGAGTTCGCGACGCAGGCTTCGACTCCGCGGAATTGAGCTGGACGCTGGAGGATAATCACGCCATCAACAACACGATTCAGGCGGTCGGCGGTAAACTTTACAAACGTTACCGCATCTACGAAAAGTACATCGCCGAATAA
- a CDS encoding helix-hairpin-helix domain-containing protein, whose protein sequence is MATVEVTVSFRSLARDLNIPESRIQAVVELLDAGNTVPFITRYRKDQTGGLDEEQIRTIATRVKKLRQLAERKQTILRAIESQNKLTPELAKKILAANSLRRLEDLYLPFRPKKRTLATVARERGLGHLAEEILTADPICADLDKRAADYVDPEKKVLNIADALLGAGHILAEMFSEKTELRGRLRDILMRTGVIRTVRVVPETEQTPAQTPAAAPAQAAIAPPDQKAGEGGEASAAGSQGESTGTSPPQEASATPETVEPAAPAEQMAGQEAVSASGETAGGASEIGPAEIASGSPNTGEVEANTSALGETASVSGTETPPPSEPAPEIVASGESSQGGETSAVGEAASITEQKETPPAAAASSGEAPSAATPQPVAPSGGRAEAPAASPPATAATPVDPKKAAKEAEKRRKLEKLAKEFEDYFDFSEPIRKIPPHRVLAINRGEALKVLRVRIEADMEAMEKAVEEICIPPGHPHADFLRGCAKDALVRLILPSLEREIRRELTERAENHAVKVFAQNLRRLLLQRPVRDRRILAIDPGYRQGCKLAALDECGNVLDHGIIYLIEKKGHSRETAKKTVIEMIEKHQLTAIAIGNGSGSRMTEMFIADLLENELKGRGIGYTIVNEAGASVYSTSQIGREELPHLDAIFRGAVSIGRRLLDPLSELVKIEPANLGVGLYQHDLKEKHLRESLDEVVESCVNYVGVDVNTASPALLGYVSGLNKLTARRIVEYRQQHGPFKTREELKKVPGIGETTFVQAAGFLKITGGENPLDATWIHPESYELATRVLEKLGFTPDDLTKPVRKAELAVKIAEVNAEQLAAELGCGVLLLKDILAQFVRPGRDPREDLPPPVFKQGIVRLEDLSPGMELMGTVVNVVDFGAFVDVGLPNTGLIHRSRMKPHARSVDPHSVVAVGDVVRVWVVDVERERRRISLSLVPLEQMAERQTGDGRASRKKKAAERRKAAKPVAAAQQKEQETEAGTSERTAGRRREDRPERPGRREAPAPQQGPAPVSISRPVELPRRRGKPETPPPAEPLSEEVLSGKQPMRSFADLFQYFAAKGVVRPSTTSAKPSREKRGGGKKKPSTRNGESASRTEGTGVPRAEDDQQKSGVSAEETSPPPAEEMVAPALEAHDAGTVQPEKVTSNGDRPTAEQSEKEKIIASSAGPGGDSTQTDSPAESP, encoded by the coding sequence ATGGCCACAGTTGAAGTCACGGTTTCGTTCCGTTCACTGGCACGGGATCTGAACATTCCGGAATCCCGAATTCAGGCAGTCGTCGAACTTCTCGATGCCGGAAATACGGTGCCGTTCATCACGCGGTACCGGAAGGATCAGACGGGTGGGTTGGACGAGGAACAGATCCGCACCATCGCCACCCGGGTGAAAAAGTTGCGCCAGTTGGCGGAACGGAAACAGACAATTCTGCGGGCGATCGAGTCGCAAAATAAGCTGACGCCGGAACTGGCGAAAAAGATCCTCGCGGCCAACAGTCTCCGGCGGCTGGAAGATCTTTATTTACCTTTCCGGCCGAAGAAGCGCACGCTGGCGACTGTTGCCCGGGAACGCGGCCTGGGACATCTGGCTGAAGAAATTCTCACCGCCGATCCCATCTGTGCAGACCTGGATAAAAGGGCGGCCGATTACGTCGATCCGGAGAAGAAAGTCCTTAACATCGCGGACGCCCTACTGGGAGCGGGGCATATCCTCGCGGAAATGTTCAGCGAGAAGACGGAGCTTCGTGGCCGTCTCCGCGATATCCTCATGAGGACCGGTGTGATTCGCACGGTTCGGGTGGTCCCTGAGACAGAACAGACACCCGCTCAGACGCCGGCGGCAGCACCTGCTCAGGCGGCCATCGCTCCACCCGATCAAAAAGCGGGAGAGGGCGGAGAAGCGTCGGCGGCCGGATCGCAGGGAGAAAGTACTGGGACATCCCCGCCGCAAGAAGCCAGCGCCACTCCCGAGACGGTCGAGCCAGCCGCTCCCGCTGAACAGATGGCCGGTCAAGAAGCGGTTTCAGCAAGCGGTGAAACGGCCGGGGGGGCCTCGGAGATAGGCCCGGCGGAAATAGCGAGTGGGTCGCCCAACACCGGGGAAGTAGAAGCCAATACTTCCGCACTTGGTGAGACTGCGAGCGTTTCCGGCACGGAAACTCCGCCTCCATCGGAGCCAGCTCCCGAGATCGTGGCGAGTGGAGAAAGCTCCCAGGGCGGGGAAACGTCAGCTGTGGGCGAAGCCGCGTCAATTACAGAGCAGAAGGAGACGCCACCGGCCGCTGCCGCCTCATCGGGGGAGGCACCGTCCGCAGCGACGCCTCAACCCGTGGCGCCGTCTGGAGGAAGGGCAGAGGCTCCGGCGGCATCACCACCGGCCACCGCTGCGACGCCGGTTGACCCAAAGAAGGCGGCTAAGGAAGCGGAAAAACGCCGCAAATTGGAGAAGCTCGCCAAGGAGTTCGAGGATTACTTCGACTTTTCCGAGCCCATCCGCAAGATTCCGCCGCACCGTGTCCTGGCCATCAATCGGGGTGAGGCCCTGAAAGTCCTTCGCGTGCGGATCGAGGCGGACATGGAGGCGATGGAGAAGGCGGTGGAGGAAATCTGCATTCCGCCGGGCCATCCCCACGCCGATTTCTTACGCGGTTGCGCGAAGGATGCCCTGGTCCGCCTGATCCTCCCCAGTCTGGAGAGGGAAATTCGCCGGGAGTTAACAGAGCGGGCGGAGAACCACGCCGTCAAGGTTTTCGCCCAGAATCTCCGGCGATTGCTCCTCCAGCGTCCGGTCCGCGATCGTCGGATCCTCGCCATTGATCCCGGCTACCGTCAGGGGTGCAAACTGGCGGCTCTTGATGAGTGCGGCAATGTGCTTGACCACGGCATCATCTACCTCATCGAGAAAAAAGGCCACAGCCGGGAGACGGCGAAAAAAACGGTCATCGAGATGATCGAAAAACATCAATTGACGGCCATTGCCATCGGGAATGGCTCTGGCAGTCGGATGACCGAAATGTTCATCGCCGATCTTCTGGAAAACGAACTGAAAGGCCGGGGGATTGGCTACACCATCGTCAATGAGGCGGGAGCCAGCGTCTATTCCACAAGCCAGATCGGTCGGGAAGAATTGCCGCACCTGGACGCGATCTTTCGCGGTGCGGTTTCCATTGGGCGGCGTTTGCTGGATCCCCTGAGCGAACTGGTCAAGATCGAGCCCGCCAACTTGGGCGTCGGCCTGTATCAGCACGATCTGAAGGAGAAACACCTCCGCGAATCCCTCGATGAGGTCGTCGAGTCCTGCGTCAACTACGTGGGGGTGGACGTGAACACGGCCAGCCCGGCGCTTTTGGGATACGTGTCGGGCCTCAACAAACTCACCGCCCGGCGGATCGTGGAATACCGTCAACAGCACGGGCCGTTCAAGACCCGCGAGGAATTGAAGAAAGTGCCGGGGATCGGCGAGACGACTTTCGTTCAGGCGGCGGGATTTCTCAAGATCACCGGGGGAGAGAATCCACTCGATGCGACGTGGATCCATCCCGAAAGTTACGAACTGGCCACGCGGGTCCTGGAGAAGTTGGGGTTCACGCCGGACGATTTGACAAAACCTGTTCGGAAGGCGGAATTGGCTGTCAAAATCGCGGAGGTCAACGCCGAGCAGCTTGCCGCCGAGTTGGGCTGCGGTGTACTCCTGCTGAAAGATATCCTGGCCCAGTTCGTTCGACCGGGGCGCGATCCCCGCGAGGATTTACCGCCCCCAGTGTTCAAACAGGGAATTGTCAGGCTGGAAGATCTCTCCCCCGGCATGGAATTGATGGGCACGGTTGTCAATGTGGTGGATTTCGGGGCGTTCGTCGATGTGGGGTTGCCCAACACGGGGCTGATCCACCGCAGTCGGATGAAGCCCCATGCACGGTCGGTGGATCCGCATTCCGTCGTCGCGGTGGGAGATGTGGTCCGCGTTTGGGTGGTGGACGTGGAACGGGAACGGCGGCGGATCTCCCTGAGTCTCGTGCCTCTCGAACAGATGGCGGAGAGACAGACCGGCGACGGCCGAGCTTCGCGGAAAAAGAAAGCCGCGGAGCGTCGGAAAGCGGCGAAACCTGTGGCCGCCGCACAGCAGAAAGAACAAGAAACCGAGGCCGGTACCAGCGAGCGGACGGCTGGACGACGGCGGGAGGATCGCCCCGAACGCCCCGGGCGGAGAGAAGCCCCGGCTCCTCAGCAGGGACCGGCACCAGTCAGTATCTCCCGGCCGGTCGAATTGCCACGGCGGCGGGGTAAACCTGAGACTCCGCCACCGGCCGAACCATTGAGCGAAGAAGTGCTCTCCGGCAAACAGCCGATGCGGAGCTTCGCCGATCTTTTCCAGTATTTTGCGGCCAAGGGAGTTGTTCGGCCTAGCACGACATCCGCCAAGCCTTCTCGGGAGAAACGGGGAGGCGGCAAGAAGAAGCCATCTACCCGGAACGGGGAATCGGCATCAAGGACCGAAGGGACCGGCGTGCCGAGGGCGGAAGACGATCAGCAGAAATCAGGAGTGTCCGCGGAAGAGACTTCACCGCCCCCCGCGGAAGAAATGGTTGCCCCAGCTCTGGAAGCTCATGACGCTGGCACCGTGCAGCCCGAAAAGGTGACCTCCAATGGTGACCGTCCGACCGCGGAACAGTCGGAAAAGGAGAAGATTATCGCGTCATCCGCCGGTCCGGGTGGTGACTCCACTCAAACTGACTCTCCCGCTGAGTCGCCCTGA
- a CDS encoding cation-efflux pump, translated as MMHQIVHDSHEKTHVALVSLLAAAGLTAAKLVIGILTNSLGIISEALHSGLDLVATGMTLWAVRIAERPPDAEHRYGHGKYENLSALGETLLLLVVCVWVIYEAIHRLFFRGEVEITPSVWAYVVILGSIAVDLWRSHRLKEAAEKHNSQALEADALHFASDVWSSLVVLGGLIGVSLSEWLGWPWLMQADSVAAIIVSVLVAVVCLRLGKRAVDALTDRTSRQLTGVVERSAIGVEGVEGVRDVRVRQSGPSVFADMTILVPRDLGLEKAHAVAQQVSSAVQSQIPGADVVVHVEPVARPDEDLVTSVRMLANSLGLAVHDVRTFRTPEGNSLELHVEVDARWSLEQAHDRVSELESQIKNDIPEVTSVLTHIEPEHQDAGTPTVAHPEDPTLAPYQEAIGEFSRAYGSELSSHQLSMQETPQGKSLTFHLSMDGQLSIGEAHEISRRLERFLHQRFPQLARITVHLEPHDHRDECACNNATPALQKTTIRADNRVPAQGDSAGESV; from the coding sequence ATGATGCATCAGATCGTCCACGACAGTCATGAAAAAACGCATGTCGCGCTGGTGTCGCTGCTGGCTGCGGCCGGGCTGACCGCTGCGAAACTCGTCATTGGAATTCTTACCAACAGTTTGGGCATCATCTCCGAGGCGCTTCATTCCGGTCTCGATCTGGTGGCCACCGGCATGACCCTATGGGCGGTCCGCATCGCCGAACGTCCGCCAGATGCCGAGCATCGTTACGGCCACGGCAAGTACGAGAATCTCTCCGCACTGGGCGAAACGCTGCTGCTTCTGGTGGTCTGTGTGTGGGTCATATACGAAGCCATCCACCGTCTGTTTTTTCGGGGCGAAGTGGAAATCACGCCCAGCGTCTGGGCCTATGTGGTGATCCTCGGTTCGATTGCCGTGGATCTCTGGCGGTCGCATCGTCTGAAGGAAGCAGCCGAGAAGCACAACAGTCAAGCGCTCGAGGCGGACGCCCTTCATTTCGCTTCCGACGTCTGGTCGTCGCTCGTCGTCCTTGGGGGCTTGATTGGCGTTTCACTGTCCGAGTGGCTGGGATGGCCCTGGCTGATGCAGGCCGACTCAGTAGCTGCGATCATTGTGTCGGTCCTCGTGGCAGTCGTGTGTTTGCGTCTCGGAAAACGCGCGGTGGATGCACTCACCGACCGCACATCCCGGCAACTCACGGGGGTGGTGGAACGCTCGGCGATTGGGGTCGAGGGAGTGGAGGGAGTACGGGATGTCCGCGTCCGACAGAGTGGTCCGAGCGTCTTCGCCGACATGACCATCCTGGTTCCGCGCGATCTGGGGCTGGAAAAGGCTCACGCCGTGGCGCAGCAGGTCAGTTCAGCCGTGCAATCCCAAATCCCCGGCGCCGATGTGGTGGTCCACGTGGAACCGGTGGCCCGACCCGATGAAGACCTCGTCACTTCTGTCCGCATGCTGGCAAACAGTTTGGGGCTGGCCGTCCATGATGTTCGAACTTTTCGCACTCCCGAGGGGAATTCGCTGGAACTGCACGTCGAAGTGGATGCCCGGTGGAGTCTCGAACAGGCCCACGACCGAGTCTCTGAACTGGAAAGCCAGATCAAGAACGATATTCCAGAGGTTACCTCGGTCCTCACCCACATTGAACCGGAGCACCAGGACGCAGGCACGCCGACCGTCGCCCATCCCGAGGACCCGACTCTCGCTCCTTACCAGGAGGCTATCGGCGAGTTCAGCCGGGCGTATGGATCAGAACTCTCCAGCCATCAGTTGAGCATGCAAGAAACACCCCAGGGAAAGTCGCTCACGTTTCACCTGTCGATGGACGGCCAGCTTTCGATCGGCGAGGCCCACGAGATTTCCCGGCGGCTGGAAAGATTTCTCCATCAGCGGTTTCCCCAACTTGCGCGGATTACGGTCCACCTCGAGCCACACGACCACCGCGACGAGTGCGCCTGCAACAATGCGACACCGGCGCTACAGAAAACCACAATACGCGCGGACAACCGCGTTCCCGCTCAGGGCGACTCAGCGGGAGAGTCAGTTTGA
- a CDS encoding uroporphyrinogen decarboxylase family protein — protein MAKETMLPRERVLAALNHQETDRVPLDLGGNQTGIHRLAYEALVKHLGWEEKIDIMDAVQQLARPSERVLQRFRIDTRYIFAKPSENWKGGITEAVRNGKRWYDLVDEFGVRWSMPAEDGLYMDITYHPLAEATLRDLEDYPFPRGDDPSRFVGLREEARRLREETPYAVVSGISGVVYEICWYMRGLERWFMDMIEQPEFCEALLDRTLQFWLDWFRVFLQEVGDLVDVIMIGDDLTGQNGPLFSPEFYRRVVKPRQKKLVQYIRTHTRAKIWYHTCGACSVYISDLIDNGIDILNPVQISARGMDPQTLKTQWGDRLVFWGGAIDAQHVLPYATPREIREHVRRNLEIWKPGGGYVFNNVHNIQAGVPPENIVALYDAAYEFGFYQK, from the coding sequence ATGGCAAAGGAAACGATGCTTCCGCGGGAACGGGTGTTGGCGGCCCTCAATCATCAGGAAACGGATCGCGTGCCGCTCGATTTGGGTGGGAACCAAACCGGAATCCATCGCCTGGCCTACGAGGCTCTGGTCAAGCACCTCGGCTGGGAGGAAAAGATCGACATCATGGATGCGGTCCAGCAACTTGCCCGGCCCTCTGAACGGGTGCTGCAGCGTTTTCGCATCGACACGCGATACATTTTTGCCAAACCGTCAGAGAACTGGAAAGGCGGAATCACCGAGGCCGTTCGCAATGGCAAGCGATGGTATGATCTCGTGGACGAATTCGGTGTGCGGTGGTCCATGCCCGCGGAGGACGGCCTCTATATGGACATCACCTATCATCCGCTGGCAGAGGCCACCCTGCGGGACCTCGAGGACTATCCGTTTCCCCGCGGTGATGATCCGTCACGTTTTGTGGGCTTGCGGGAAGAGGCCCGGCGGCTCCGGGAAGAGACACCCTACGCTGTGGTGAGCGGCATTTCCGGAGTGGTGTACGAAATCTGCTGGTATATGCGGGGCCTGGAGCGATGGTTTATGGATATGATCGAGCAACCGGAATTCTGCGAGGCCCTCCTCGACCGCACGCTGCAATTCTGGCTCGACTGGTTCCGCGTGTTCCTCCAGGAGGTGGGTGACCTCGTCGATGTCATCATGATCGGTGATGATCTGACCGGTCAAAACGGACCGCTTTTTAGCCCCGAGTTTTACCGCCGGGTTGTCAAACCCCGGCAGAAGAAGCTGGTCCAGTACATTCGCACGCACACCCGGGCAAAAATCTGGTATCACACCTGTGGTGCGTGCTCCGTCTATATTTCGGATTTGATCGATAACGGGATCGACATTCTCAATCCGGTGCAGATCAGTGCCCGGGGCATGGATCCCCAGACGCTCAAGACCCAATGGGGTGATCGGCTGGTCTTCTGGGGCGGTGCCATCGACGCGCAGCATGTGCTTCCCTATGCCACACCGCGGGAAATTCGCGAACACGTCCGTCGCAATCTCGAGATCTGGAAGCCCGGCGGCGGGTACGTCTTTAACAACGTCCACAACATTCAGGCCGGTGTGCCTCCGGAAAACATCGTGGCTCTTTACGATGCCGCGTATGAATTCGGCTTTTACCAGAAGTGA